DNA sequence from the Coffea arabica cultivar ET-39 chromosome 11c, Coffea Arabica ET-39 HiFi, whole genome shotgun sequence genome:
CAAACAACATCAGAATTTCCTTCAACCATGACCTTTTacattaaaacaaaacaaattatCTAGGGCTTTAAATAATTGACAACCATTtccttctcaaaattttaatccTATAAGAGttacatgcaaaaaaaaaatgtaaacttTTTCCATTTAAGTTGCTTAACAGAAAGAAATCCCAATCATCAGTTAGCTGAAGTTGGCAAAAGGGACAAAACGTATGCGAACTTCTCAGTTGAGCAGAAATAGggagggaaaaggaaaagctAACATTTGCCATACGGATGAAGATAACAAAACGGGGATTGCCATCATCCTCAATTTTAGGCAGAGGAGGGGGAGGAGTCCTCTGGTATTGACGAGCTGccattcctttctttcctttggcTTCAACAATCAGCAGCCGGAGGTGCTTTTCCCTCTGCCCCTTGTGGGGTCTCCTTGTTGAGACCAGAGAGTGCCTTACAAGAGAGTCTTCAACATTTCTTGAACTAGAAATCGGCAGTCTAATTAGTGGATTCAGAGACATGGTAGCCTCCATATTGTTCTCAAAACTATTATCTGTCACCCTTTTCTGGAACTGTTGttgtctttcttcttcctgAGTGGAAGTGGTATGAAGTTAATTCTTGCCTTCTTGAAGAAATTGCAAGATGCAAGGATGAACAAATCACCAGTCTTCCGCGAAGTTGGAGTTTTAGCCCAAGGCTTAGCTTATCCACCATCCACTCCTCCTTTTACTTCTATATTTTTTGAGAAGAGTGTTAAAGGATATTATTGACCATACACGTGGCAGCTAGAGTGGCAAagattgaaacttttttttttcctttttctatttttcaattCTGTCACAAAATATTTATTAGATGTTTTCACAGTTATCAAAGATCATGactttacgagtattttggacTTTGGTAAACCATTGCCAATGAAATTTCTTGCAAAAAACCATGATTTAGGAACATATGATACTGGAATTTGGTTTATCCGTCCATTTTCCCGAGGCTAATTTAGGAAAGTTACAGGAATAAAGGCATTATGATATGGGCACTGGAAAAAAACGAAGCAAGGAACAGCCTAACCTTTCTTCGATGCCATAAATGAAGCATACACAGTACTATAAGCGACTATATTAAGCAAACTAATGCAGAAATGAGTCAACATCACGAACAAAAGGGGAAGATCTTGGGATTGCGTAATAACTCCCTTTTCTCGGGAGGATGTAATACGTTCAGATCTCCAGCTTATTCGTCATCGGAAACCCGATGTCTTATTCTATATTCATGCACGGCTGCACCATGAGAAGGCCAGCCCGAAAGGGAAAAGACTTCCGAGTATGTAAGCAAACTCGAGTACATAGCTAGCTGCACTTCCAGCAAGATGCTGCAACGATTGGCTTTGATTTCCATCCAAGGACCAAACATCCCTTCTCCTCAGAAATGGTGTAACCTTCACAGGCTTGGACACTCTCTAACCACTGCCTGGCTTGTGTAAGCATCTTGACTGGAGCCGGTTCGAACCCTGCGCGACCCATTCGCCTCCTCCACTGGTCTAATCTTTCATGCCGCTCCACCCTGGCTGGTCCCTCACAGCTCACTATGTTCTTGATCTCCTCTCCAAAATAAAATTGCTCCATTTTCGATCTCCTTGTATCATATTTTGGAAGCATTGCATCTAGCGAATCAAAGATTGCAGAATAGTAGTATAATGCCTCCATAAATCTTCCTAGAAAGAAAGGCCCATTGTGGCTTGACTCCTGCTCGACCAATATGAAGGCCCTTGGGGTCAAGTCGTTTAGCATCTGCAGGACAGAGTTCAGTGCTCCTCGGCTTTCTTTCACAGCACAATGCAACTCAAGTATGCTATTGATAACCAGAACCTCATCATGAAGAATCTTCAAATCTTCTCGGCGCAAGTTTTCTAAATTGCTTTCTACCACCGCAAACTCAAATTTGACTCCCAAGTTTTGTGCATATTCCCCTAGCTCGTCACCAATGACCAGAAGCCGATCAGCACAATTTCCTACTCCAGTAATACGTAAGCGACAACGTCGGCCTGCACGAATGGCGAAGTTGAATATCAAACTCCGCCATTGGTAACCATGGCGCAGACCCAGGGTCATGCCCAAGTCCACAACATGAATTGAACTCTCTCCCTCAAAGGCTTGTAAGATGGAAGCATTGGCCACATAATGACCGAACTGAATTTGTGGGCAGATCTCATAAACAAGACTTAAAGCCTTCTCTTTCTCCAGTGAGAAGGCAATTGTCTTGGGAATCGCCCCTATATCCCCAACTGCTCCACATGGTTGAACCAGTTCAAGGCGATCAGAAAGACCTTGAACGAAGCAGGAAGCAACTCTCTGAAACGAAGTTCCAAAAACCAGGGCATCAGCCTGAAGATCAGTTATGAGAGTAGAGGCATGGCGCTTATCACGATACGCCACAGCCTCAGCACAAGCAACGAGCAGCTGCACTAGTCTCATTCCATCTTCTTTTCCCTCTTCCTTAATGACGTGCTCCTCTTTATCATAGGCGCCATCTGCTTCTTCCACTGCAGCAGCCGCCATGTATTTCTGTGCGTAAGCCCATATATGATCCCGAAACAGAGGCCTTGTCGAACATTTCTTTTCCTCTGTGCTTCCATTGATGCTGCCCTTGTATACCACATCTCTGCTGCAATCATGATGATATTCGTTTCCAAAATATTGGTTAAAGTTGTCCAGCTGTTTTAGCCGCTTAGAATTTCTTGTTTCGTCTAAGCCAGAGGAATCCTGGAAAGAGAGGATATAGCACGAAGCAGAAGATGCATTTAGATCGAGACTGTTTGAAGCATTACTTTTATCGTAACAGAAGAACTTGGGTTCCATAAGGAGATTACAAGTTTACTATTGGGTACTGAATATATCAGCATGAATCGAATGTGGACCATTAACGATGAACAGCTATATATGTACACAGGTTTTCTTGTGGGGTGATATTAACTAGGTCCATCACAATCGAATCATGAAACTTTTGCAGCATTACTACGAAATGGATGAAAGTTAGTCTAGTTCCAAGAAGCCATAGAGCTATTAGAACAAACCTGTCCATCGTTTTCGAGAAATCCCTTGTTTCTTGGAGATGATGATGTTTAACTGTCTGATTAATTAAGTTTTCCAGCTCATTCTGGTATCAGGAACCTATTCTAATTGTTATGTTACCATCCGCTTTATAATATGTTTTTCTAATAGActgcaaaaaaaatttcacggATTTTGCATCTTTTGCCGGTAAGTTTAAATCCTTTATCTTTATACTTAAACCTAGAACCACTTGTGTGAAattccttttttgtttctttaaaaCTACAATCCATACGTTTTTCTCTTATTTGAACATTTTTCACTTATAATGCATCCAAGATGTTACTCTTATTCAACAAGGCAAAAAGAATCTAAACCTTTACGTTTCTTTGCAACAAAGAGTGCAAAGAATCGAAATCCTAATTCTTTGCCTACATAGGAAATTCCACAATAAACTCAAGTCTTTAACGCCTGGGCTATCATCCGTCCATCTTAACtaggaaaatttttcttaaacatTATATCCATATCATAATTCTGTCACAAAAACCCGATGAAACTGTAGCCGGCCAAACACATATTAGGATATACCACAAAGTACACGGAATTATGAGCATCCAGCAGCCTGCAAAGGATATACCACTGTTTGCCATTTGTATGGTTGTTTTAGTATCTCATTCGGCCATTGGATTACTTTCCACAACTCAAATGCGTGAAACGAaagaaaaacttctacaaagtCACCCGAGGAAACAGACCAATTACCTCAATCCTTCAGGAATCCTATTGGCTATATTTCTAGATTATCAAGATTACAAGTGATCAAACAGGAGAGGACAAATTAGGCCCCTTTTCTATTAATTTACATATATGTAATGCCCTTGTTCCTGTACACGGGCATTTTGTTAACGGATCATCATATTAAACGACAAGTAAGCTACCTTGGATATCGAGAAAAATAATCTCAGCGTCCAATGACACCTATTTCCAGCATACAACAACAAGACTAAAAAAATAAGAGCAGATAGAATAATGTACAACC
Encoded proteins:
- the LOC113717564 gene encoding GRAS family protein RAD1-like: MEPKFFCYDKSNASNSLDLNASSASCYILSFQDSSGLDETRNSKRLKQLDNFNQYFGNEYHHDCSRDVVYKGSINGSTEEKKCSTRPLFRDHIWAYAQKYMAAAAVEEADGAYDKEEHVIKEEGKEDGMRLVQLLVACAEAVAYRDKRHASTLITDLQADALVFGTSFQRVASCFVQGLSDRLELVQPCGAVGDIGAIPKTIAFSLEKEKALSLVYEICPQIQFGHYVANASILQAFEGESSIHVVDLGMTLGLRHGYQWRSLIFNFAIRAGRRCRLRITGVGNCADRLLVIGDELGEYAQNLGVKFEFAVVESNLENLRREDLKILHDEVLVINSILELHCAVKESRGALNSVLQMLNDLTPRAFILVEQESSHNGPFFLGRFMEALYYYSAIFDSLDAMLPKYDTRRSKMEQFYFGEEIKNIVSCEGPARVERHERLDQWRRRMGRAGFEPAPVKMLTQARQWLESVQACEGYTISEEKGCLVLGWKSKPIVAASCWKCS